In one Musa acuminata AAA Group cultivar baxijiao chromosome BXJ2-5, Cavendish_Baxijiao_AAA, whole genome shotgun sequence genomic region, the following are encoded:
- the LOC135611558 gene encoding inactive exonuclease DIS3L2-like, giving the protein MVGAGRRAAAAVVEAEEVYVEKMQSSVASDASDGIGNRCFTGLYFDKEAVESDEGREALLSVAMRYGVPASEVVSEVAAYCNERKRARKHAEQSVENIYLWALLKNKEVFIVCSGKTVSLFYTPSQSV; this is encoded by the exons atggtgggcgctggccggagagcagcagcggcag TGGTTGAAGCTGAAGAGGTTTATGTGGAGAAAATGCAGAGTAGTGTTGCATCTGATGCAAGTGATGGGATTGGCAATAGATGTTTTACTGGTCTTTATTTTGATAAAGAGGCTGTAGAATCTGATGAAGGTAGAGAAGCATTGTTGTCTGTAGCTATGAGATATGGAGTTCCTGCATCTGAAGTGGTATCTGAAGTTGCTGCATATTGTAATGAAAGAAAAAGAGCTAGAAAGCATGCTGAACAATCtgtagaaaatatttatctttgGGCTTTGCTGAAGAACAAGGag GTGTTCATTGTTTGCAGCGGCAAAACTGTGTCTCTGTTCTACACTCCAAGCCAATCGGTGTAA